Proteins from one Methanobacteriaceae archaeon genomic window:
- a CDS encoding flavodoxin family protein codes for MKIFGFIGSPLKKKSNTYTLTKMMIDELLQRDNNIKYNLFTAGDVDIQPCNGCWLCMTKGTCPLDEKDDMAFLKGKMLESDLIIWGSPVYAMQVSGQMKTFLDRLASWYHTLRLAGKPGITVSTTAGAGLEEVHQYLRLVLNAAGVKTIYSLDAYGTLPGTLTYPENALKSAHKAAGKVYPFLNGEKTVESDNELENSFQVNKKKIVFGADVLRADYNYWREHGMLEINSFDELIRKI; via the coding sequence ATGAAAATATTTGGATTTATAGGCAGTCCTTTAAAGAAAAAATCAAATACTTACACTTTAACCAAAATGATGATAGATGAACTTCTCCAGAGGGATAATAATATTAAATATAATCTATTCACAGCAGGGGACGTGGATATCCAACCATGCAATGGATGCTGGTTATGTATGACAAAGGGTACATGTCCTCTTGATGAGAAGGACGACATGGCCTTTTTAAAGGGAAAAATGCTAGAATCAGATTTGATTATTTGGGGCTCCCCTGTGTATGCCATGCAAGTGTCTGGGCAAATGAAAACTTTTCTGGATAGGCTGGCAAGCTGGTATCATACTTTAAGACTTGCTGGAAAACCTGGAATTACAGTATCAACAACTGCAGGGGCTGGTTTAGAGGAAGTTCACCAATATTTGCGCTTAGTATTAAATGCAGCAGGTGTAAAAACAATTTATTCTCTGGATGCTTATGGTACACTTCCTGGAACACTTACCTATCCTGAAAATGCTTTAAAATCAGCTCATAAGGCTGCTGGTAAAGTATATCCTTTCCTAAATGGGGAAAAAACTGTTGAATCAGACAATGAACTTGAGAATTCTTTCCAGGTAAATAAAAAAAAGATAGTATTTGGTGCGGATGTTTTAAGGGCAGATTATAATTATTGGAGAGAACATGGAATGCTGGAAATTAACTCTTTTGATGAATTAATTCGGAAAATCTAA
- the larC gene encoding nickel pincer cofactor biosynthesis protein LarC produces the protein MVVIIDPQQAGISGNMVIGALINLGANSENIKNIMEHYGSHFGEVNVEIRQVNKSGILASFVDVKCFDHHTISYKSLVETLDGIKHEKITPGILEFSKEVFKTLAMAESQVHGVSLDEIHFHEVGAADAVADIIGSAYAFHELELHREKVYGLPPALGGGRIKTQHGNLTVPAPATLEILKNVPALGGPVNYELTTPTGAALLVNMVDEFCEFYPLITNQKVAYGAGKLNLDFPNVLRIVSGTSPIPTDRISILETNLDDVTGEVLGNTMDRLMEEGALDVTIIPTIAKKNRPGHLLRVITRSDLNNILTETIIRETGTLGVRTIPYVHRNIVNREIIPVEIEIKGVPQKVHLKVAMIGDEMVNFTVEYEDAKKISRKMGIPLKDVIRIINQKANVGKD, from the coding sequence ATGGTGGTAATAATAGACCCCCAACAGGCAGGAATATCGGGAAACATGGTTATTGGGGCTTTAATCAATTTAGGGGCGAATTCAGAAAATATTAAAAATATCATGGAGCACTATGGTTCTCATTTTGGTGAGGTGAATGTTGAGATTAGGCAAGTGAATAAATCAGGAATCCTTGCTAGTTTTGTTGATGTTAAATGTTTTGACCATCATACCATTAGCTACAAAAGTTTAGTAGAAACTTTAGATGGAATAAAGCATGAAAAAATCACTCCAGGAATATTAGAATTCTCCAAAGAAGTTTTCAAAACCCTGGCTATGGCTGAATCCCAGGTTCATGGAGTTAGCCTTGACGAGATCCATTTCCATGAAGTGGGAGCAGCAGATGCTGTGGCAGACATAATTGGTTCAGCTTATGCTTTTCATGAACTTGAACTCCACAGGGAGAAGGTTTACGGACTTCCTCCCGCCCTGGGTGGGGGTAGGATAAAGACTCAGCATGGAAATCTCACTGTCCCAGCACCAGCAACTCTGGAGATACTTAAAAATGTACCAGCACTCGGCGGACCAGTAAACTACGAACTCACCACACCCACTGGGGCGGCATTACTGGTGAATATGGTGGATGAATTCTGTGAATTTTACCCCCTAATAACCAACCAGAAGGTTGCATATGGTGCTGGGAAACTGAATCTGGACTTTCCAAATGTGTTAAGAATTGTTTCAGGCACTTCACCAATTCCCACAGATAGAATCTCCATTCTGGAGACTAATCTGGATGATGTGACTGGGGAAGTTTTAGGCAATACTATGGATCGCTTAATGGAAGAGGGTGCTCTAGATGTGACCATAATTCCCACTATTGCCAAAAAAAACCGGCCGGGTCATCTTTTAAGGGTTATAACCAGATCAGATTTGAATAACATTCTCACGGAAACCATAATCCGCGAAACAGGAACTCTGGGGGTTCGAACTATTCCCTATGTGCATAGGAACATAGTTAACCGGGAAATAATTCCTGTTGAGATTGAAATTAAAGGTGTGCCTCAGAAAGTTCATCTTAAAGTGGCCATGATTGGTGATGAAATGGTCAACTTCACTGTGGAATATGAAGATGCTAAGAAGATTTCAAGAAAGATGGGTATTCCTCTTAAAGATGTTATCAGAATCATCAATCAGAAGGCAAATGTAGGGAAAGATTAA
- a CDS encoding hydrocarbon-binding protein has translation MNEEEIEKSIRYYRSLVEKEVENERTIDGKRVGPRKLVKKDHMDLEDIISPERPFLGKDANEDQDSLYVTTFRVGNLKKPISLARAGYGTDVVAGIELGTNLVKNGIIQSVEDIGQFLAKYKIGILDIFTEKETENGKKIDLRVYECIECAGLPNIGQPVCYFETGMIIGILMELTQKEVTAEEIRCWTSGYSFCQFDVEIKDKK, from the coding sequence ATGAATGAGGAAGAAATAGAAAAATCCATTCGTTATTATCGCTCTTTAGTTGAAAAAGAAGTTGAAAATGAAAGAACTATTGATGGTAAACGTGTTGGTCCCAGAAAGCTCGTAAAAAAAGATCATATGGATTTGGAGGATATTATTAGTCCTGAAAGGCCTTTTTTAGGTAAGGATGCCAATGAGGATCAGGATTCTTTGTATGTCACAACATTCAGGGTTGGAAACTTAAAAAAACCGATATCACTGGCCCGAGCAGGATATGGTACTGATGTGGTTGCTGGAATAGAACTGGGAACGAACCTGGTTAAAAACGGTATCATTCAAAGTGTTGAGGATATAGGTCAGTTTTTGGCAAAATATAAAATAGGTATTCTTGATATTTTCACCGAAAAAGAAACAGAGAATGGAAAAAAGATTGATTTACGAGTTTATGAATGTATTGAATGTGCTGGATTGCCTAACATAGGTCAACCAGTTTGTTACTTTGAGACAGGTATGATAATTGGAATATTAATGGAACTTACTCAGAAAGAGGTTACAGCAGAGGAAATAAGGTGCTGGACCAGTGGCTATTCTTTCTGTCAATTTGATGTTGAAATAAAGGATAAGAAGTAG
- the queC gene encoding 7-cyano-7-deazaguanine synthase QueC, whose translation MSDLTKNKAISVLSGGLDSTVATSLLARDYEVHAITFDYGQRSAKMEVKSSRAICEQLGFKHTVIELPWLAKLGKSALTSQEDIPKLEVNQLDDKEVCDETARKVWVPGRNVVFTSIALSFAEAEGAEKIIVGWDYEEAATFPDNSKEFLDAFNNLLKIGSPDNVQIEAPLIHMDKKEIVKAGNEIGAPLNLSYSCYMGNEEHCGVCESCMRRKRAFEWANVEDRTKYVQ comes from the coding sequence ATGAGTGATTTAACTAAAAATAAGGCAATATCAGTACTCTCTGGGGGATTGGACTCCACAGTAGCTACTTCTCTTTTAGCCAGGGATTATGAAGTTCATGCTATTACTTTTGATTATGGGCAGAGAAGTGCCAAAATGGAAGTAAAATCTTCTAGAGCTATATGCGAACAATTAGGTTTTAAACACACAGTTATCGAACTGCCCTGGCTGGCAAAACTGGGTAAATCTGCTTTAACCAGTCAAGAAGATATTCCAAAACTGGAAGTAAACCAGCTGGATGATAAAGAAGTCTGCGATGAAACAGCAAGGAAAGTATGGGTCCCGGGCAGGAATGTTGTATTCACTTCTATAGCATTATCATTTGCCGAGGCAGAAGGGGCAGAGAAAATAATTGTGGGATGGGACTATGAAGAAGCAGCAACCTTCCCTGATAACTCCAAAGAATTTTTAGATGCATTTAACAACCTTCTTAAAATAGGATCCCCGGATAATGTCCAGATAGAAGCACCACTAATTCACATGGATAAAAAAGAAATTGTAAAAGCGGGAAATGAGATAGGAGCACCTTTAAATCTCAGTTACTCCTGTTACATGGGCAATGAAGAGCACTGCGGTGTTTGTGAATCCTGCATGCGGCGTAAAAGAGCATTCGAATGGGCAAATGTAGAAGATAGAACAAAATATGTCCAATAA
- a CDS encoding MarR family transcriptional regulator has protein sequence MKNSFYKWLEEPEEMTGILFWKITYLWQRKINKNLKSVDLTHTHFALLSGLAWLEKQGEPVTQIKLANFTRTNVMVTSKIIRTLEDKGFIERTNDGKDSRAKYLHITQNGFKTLEKALKIVENVNNEFFEPLGSEKKQFNENLWTILYSNYNEGGEKE, from the coding sequence ATGAAAAATAGTTTTTATAAATGGTTAGAAGAGCCAGAAGAAATGACAGGGATATTATTTTGGAAAATTACATATTTGTGGCAACGTAAAATCAACAAAAATCTAAAAAGTGTTGATTTAACTCACACTCATTTTGCTTTATTATCAGGTTTGGCCTGGCTTGAAAAACAGGGGGAACCAGTTACACAAATTAAACTAGCGAATTTTACACGGACAAATGTCATGGTAACTTCAAAGATTATCAGAACACTAGAAGACAAAGGATTCATTGAAAGAACAAACGATGGTAAGGATTCACGGGCTAAATATTTACACATTACCCAAAATGGATTTAAAACTCTTGAAAAAGCTTTAAAAATCGTTGAAAATGTCAATAATGAATTTTTTGAACCACTGGGTTCTGAAAAGAAACAATTTAATGAAAATTTATGGACTATTCTTTATTCAAATTATAATGAAGGAGGGGAAAAGGAATGA
- a CDS encoding roadblock/LC7 domain-containing protein, which yields MAETKKERLDNVLSSIMQVGQIKACAIVSKEGLLINSRTPPDVDARIFSALCSTIMGAAEAASGQMKTGGVSEISLKTEKGTIVLIPAGTKAILTALTEIDAQIGLILFEMESQAEQVEEILHGM from the coding sequence ATGGCTGAAACTAAAAAAGAAAGATTAGACAATGTTCTATCATCAATAATGCAAGTAGGACAAATAAAAGCCTGCGCTATTGTTTCCAAGGAAGGTCTTCTAATAAACTCCCGGACTCCTCCTGATGTTGATGCCAGAATATTTTCTGCACTTTGTTCAACCATAATGGGGGCTGCTGAAGCTGCTTCCGGGCAAATGAAAACTGGAGGAGTTAGTGAGATATCTCTCAAAACCGAAAAAGGAACTATCGTGTTAATACCGGCAGGTACAAAGGCTATTTTAACTGCTTTAACCGAAATTGATGCTCAGATAGGCCTCATACTTTTTGAGATGGAATCTCAAGCAGAACAGGTCGAAGAGATACTTCACGGAATGTAG
- the oadA gene encoding sodium-extruding oxaloacetate decarboxylase subunit alpha, whose amino-acid sequence MTKIRLIETAYRDAHQSLLATRMRTRDMLPIAEEMDKVGYFSLECWGGATFDTCIRYLNEDPWERLRSLKELVKKTPLQMLLRGQNLVGYKHYPDDVVREFVEKAYTNGVDVFRIFDALNDIRNMEMSIKVAKEQGAHVQGTISYTTSPYHTIEKYVEFAKELEALECDSLAIKDMAGLISPHDTYELVRTLKEETDLLINLHCHCTSGMTPMSYYAACQAGVDLLDTAISPLSWGASQPPTESVVAALKETPYDTELDLKLLTQIKKYFEEVREKYSGILDPITERVDTDVLLYQIPGGMLSNFVSQLKEQNALDRYEDVLCEVPRVRKDLGYPPLVTPTSQIVGIQAVMNVLGGERYKNVSKEVKEYVKGFYGKPPAPIDPEVAHSIIGDEKPITCRPADLLEDELDKFRKEGEEMGIIKKDEDVLTFTLYPAIAPKFLKGEAEEEPLTPPKSDAPSEEPAALPTEYQVDVDGESFQVRVVPTGYMEIEPAEGAKPSGPVEGGVTSSMQGMILKLKVSEGDNVNEGDVVAVLEAMKMENDIHAPESGIVQEIFVDEGDSVGAGDTLMVIK is encoded by the coding sequence ATGACGAAGATAAGGCTAATTGAAACTGCTTACAGAGATGCACACCAGTCGCTCCTGGCTACGAGGATGAGAACAAGAGATATGCTGCCAATTGCCGAAGAAATGGACAAGGTAGGGTATTTCTCTCTGGAATGTTGGGGAGGGGCTACCTTCGACACCTGCATCCGCTACCTCAATGAAGATCCCTGGGAAAGACTACGCAGCCTGAAGGAGCTGGTGAAAAAAACTCCACTTCAGATGCTCCTTAGAGGACAGAATCTAGTGGGTTACAAACATTATCCTGATGATGTTGTCCGAGAGTTCGTGGAAAAAGCTTACACTAACGGAGTGGATGTTTTTAGAATATTCGACGCTTTAAATGACATCCGTAACATGGAGATGTCCATAAAAGTTGCTAAAGAACAAGGTGCCCATGTTCAGGGAACTATCAGTTACACTACCAGCCCATATCATACCATTGAAAAATATGTAGAGTTCGCCAAAGAACTTGAAGCATTGGAATGTGATTCACTGGCTATAAAGGATATGGCTGGACTCATATCTCCACATGACACTTATGAACTTGTTAGAACCCTTAAAGAAGAAACTGATCTTTTAATCAATTTACACTGCCACTGCACCAGTGGTATGACCCCTATGAGTTATTATGCGGCCTGTCAAGCAGGTGTTGATCTTTTGGACACTGCTATATCTCCTCTATCCTGGGGAGCGTCCCAGCCACCAACTGAAAGTGTGGTTGCCGCCCTGAAAGAAACACCCTATGACACAGAACTGGATTTAAAACTCTTGACTCAGATTAAAAAATATTTCGAAGAAGTTCGGGAAAAATACAGTGGCATACTGGACCCTATTACTGAAAGGGTGGATACTGATGTACTACTCTACCAGATTCCTGGAGGGATGCTATCCAACTTTGTATCTCAGTTAAAGGAACAGAATGCCCTGGACCGATACGAGGATGTTCTATGTGAAGTTCCACGGGTTCGCAAAGATCTGGGTTATCCTCCACTGGTAACTCCCACCAGTCAGATTGTGGGTATTCAGGCCGTGATGAATGTTCTGGGAGGGGAAAGATACAAAAATGTATCCAAAGAAGTAAAGGAATATGTTAAAGGATTCTATGGAAAACCACCAGCACCCATAGACCCGGAAGTGGCCCATAGTATAATCGGGGATGAGAAACCCATAACCTGCCGTCCGGCAGATCTTCTGGAAGACGAACTGGATAAATTCCGTAAAGAAGGAGAAGAAATGGGTATTATTAAAAAAGATGAAGATGTGCTTACCTTTACTCTTTACCCTGCTATTGCACCAAAATTCCTGAAAGGAGAAGCTGAAGAAGAACCTCTAACACCACCCAAGTCAGATGCACCCTCTGAAGAACCAGCAGCCTTACCTACTGAGTATCAGGTTGATGTTGATGGTGAAAGCTTCCAGGTGAGGGTTGTTCCCACAGGTTACATGGAAATTGAACCTGCTGAAGGAGCAAAACCTTCAGGTCCGGTGGAGGGTGGAGTTACATCATCCATGCAGGGAATGATACTGAAACTCAAAGTGAGTGAAGGAGACAATGTAAATGAGGGAGATGTGGTGGCAGTTTTAGAAGCCATGAAAATGGAAAACGATATTCATGCCCCAGAATCAGGAATCGTGCAAGAGATTTTCGTGGATGAAGGAGATAGTGTAGGGGCTGGGGATACCTTGATGGTCATAAAATAA
- a CDS encoding DUF3795 domain-containing protein yields the protein MNTSPCGLICEECQFFEENCPGCYKIKWKTFWAQEIMPERVCPIFDCAVNEKKYKNCGSCLELPCDIFNQLKDPNISDEEHKISISERVARLNSKNRTK from the coding sequence ATGAATACTTCACCGTGTGGACTGATTTGCGAGGAGTGCCAGTTTTTTGAAGAAAACTGTCCTGGATGTTACAAAATCAAGTGGAAAACATTCTGGGCGCAGGAGATAATGCCAGAAAGGGTTTGTCCCATTTTTGATTGTGCAGTTAATGAAAAAAAGTATAAAAATTGTGGGTCCTGTCTGGAACTCCCCTGCGATATATTCAACCAACTGAAAGATCCCAATATTTCGGATGAAGAACATAAGATATCTATTTCTGAAAGAGTAGCAAGATTAAATTCTAAAAACAGGACAAAATAG